Proteins encoded by one window of Pseudonocardia sp. HH130629-09:
- the dxr gene encoding 1-deoxy-D-xylulose-5-phosphate reductoisomerase — MKSLVVLGSTGSIGTQALDVITRAGGFTVSGLAAGGSDVDLLVAQVRAHRVGRVAVASAAAAVRLRAELPGVEVLDGPDAATELVTACRADIVLNGITGSRGLGPTLAALATGARLALANKESLVAGGPLVSAAAAPGQIVPVDSEHSALAQCLRGGRESEVDRLVLTASGGPFRGRTRAELAGVTVEQALKHPTWDMGPVITINSATLVNKGLEVIEAHLLFGVPYDRIDVTVHPQSIVHSMVTFTDGSTIAQASPPDMRLPIALALGWPERIAGASAPCRWDTAQSWTFEPLDDDAFPGVRLARAAGTAGGCLPAVLNAANEELVEAFVAGTIGYTGITDLLGEVLEAADAWTGDPATVDDVLAAEIWARAHAREKAHEREKTRS, encoded by the coding sequence ATGAAGTCACTCGTCGTGTTGGGCAGCACCGGGTCGATCGGTACCCAGGCCCTGGACGTGATCACCCGTGCCGGCGGGTTCACGGTGTCCGGGCTGGCCGCGGGCGGATCGGACGTGGACCTGCTGGTGGCCCAGGTCCGTGCGCACCGCGTCGGGCGGGTCGCGGTCGCGTCCGCCGCGGCGGCGGTGCGGCTGCGGGCGGAACTGCCGGGCGTCGAGGTGCTCGACGGCCCGGACGCCGCGACCGAGCTGGTCACGGCGTGCCGCGCCGACATCGTCCTGAACGGCATCACCGGCTCCCGCGGCCTCGGCCCGACCCTGGCCGCGCTCGCCACCGGCGCCCGGCTCGCGCTGGCGAACAAGGAGTCACTGGTCGCAGGCGGTCCGCTGGTGTCGGCGGCGGCCGCACCGGGGCAGATCGTGCCGGTCGACTCCGAGCACTCCGCACTCGCGCAGTGCCTGCGCGGCGGACGGGAGTCCGAGGTCGACCGGCTCGTCCTCACCGCGTCGGGCGGCCCGTTCCGCGGGCGGACCCGCGCGGAGCTGGCGGGCGTCACGGTCGAGCAGGCCCTGAAGCACCCGACCTGGGACATGGGCCCGGTCATCACGATCAACTCGGCGACGCTGGTGAACAAGGGTCTCGAGGTGATCGAGGCGCACCTGCTGTTCGGTGTGCCCTACGACCGCATCGACGTCACCGTGCACCCGCAGTCGATCGTGCACTCGATGGTCACCTTCACCGACGGCTCGACGATCGCCCAGGCGTCGCCGCCGGACATGCGGCTTCCGATCGCGCTGGCGCTGGGCTGGCCGGAGCGCATCGCCGGCGCCTCGGCGCCGTGCCGCTGGGACACCGCGCAGAGCTGGACCTTCGAGCCCCTCGACGACGACGCGTTCCCCGGAGTGCGCCTCGCCCGCGCCGCCGGCACCGCGGGCGGCTGCCTGCCCGCGGTGCTCAACGCCGCCAACGAGGAGCTCGTCGAGGCGTTCGTCGCCGGGACGATCGGCTACACCGGGATCACCGACCTGCTCGGCGAGGTGCTGGAGGCGGCCGACGCCTGGACGGGTGACCCGGCTACCGTGGACGACGTGCTGGCTGCCGAGATCTGGGCCCGGGCCCACGCGCGCGAGAAGGCCCACGAGCGGGAGAAGACGCGGTCGTGA
- a CDS encoding M50 family metallopeptidase — translation MTIVWTVVGIAIFFFGLLLSIAWHELGHFATARWFGIKVPEFMVGFGRTVWSVRRGETEYGIKAIPLGGYVRMIGMLPPAKGGTLGRNRRTGPFQGLMDDARRQSQADVLPQDADRQFWTRSPWKRIIVMFAGPFMNLILAVVLFSLVLMGIGVPAATTQIESLEKCVLPAVAVQNGVPKECPAGAPLAPALAAGVQPDDRILSVRGQEFGPDDGTALQDAIRASSGPTQIVVERAGRQIPLTVDVIPNVLPARDSADPYATVTAGYLGVALDTRYMQLGPGDVAAQIGNGVVRTAEAITQIPARVPALFGAAFLGEERSQDSPMGVVGVSRIGGEILAQQDVPWQADVSRFLMMLAAVNLSLFLLNLLPVPPLDGGQIVPAIWEAIKRNTAKLLGRPDPGPVDAAKLLPVAYVFVIVFLGFSVMVAIADIVNPVRLFG, via the coding sequence GTGACCATCGTGTGGACGGTCGTCGGGATCGCGATCTTCTTCTTCGGGCTGCTGCTGTCGATCGCCTGGCACGAGCTCGGGCACTTCGCGACGGCCCGCTGGTTCGGGATCAAGGTCCCGGAGTTCATGGTCGGGTTCGGCCGCACCGTCTGGTCCGTGCGCCGCGGCGAGACCGAGTACGGCATCAAGGCCATCCCGCTGGGCGGCTACGTCCGCATGATCGGGATGCTGCCGCCCGCGAAGGGCGGCACGCTGGGCCGCAACCGACGGACCGGCCCGTTCCAGGGGCTGATGGACGACGCGCGGCGCCAGAGTCAGGCCGACGTGCTGCCGCAGGACGCGGACCGGCAGTTCTGGACCCGGTCGCCGTGGAAGCGGATCATCGTCATGTTCGCCGGGCCCTTCATGAACCTGATCCTGGCGGTGGTGCTGTTCTCGCTGGTCCTGATGGGGATCGGCGTGCCTGCGGCCACCACCCAGATCGAGTCGCTCGAGAAGTGCGTGCTCCCGGCCGTCGCGGTCCAGAACGGCGTCCCGAAGGAGTGCCCGGCCGGAGCGCCGCTCGCGCCGGCGCTCGCGGCCGGGGTCCAGCCCGACGACCGCATCCTGTCCGTCCGCGGACAGGAGTTCGGCCCGGACGACGGGACCGCCCTGCAGGACGCGATCCGCGCGTCGTCGGGACCCACGCAGATCGTCGTCGAGCGGGCAGGCCGGCAGATCCCGCTGACCGTCGACGTCATCCCGAACGTCCTCCCGGCCCGGGACTCGGCCGACCCGTACGCCACGGTGACGGCGGGCTATCTCGGTGTCGCCCTCGACACGCGGTACATGCAGCTCGGCCCGGGCGACGTGGCCGCGCAGATCGGCAACGGCGTCGTCCGCACGGCGGAGGCGATCACCCAGATCCCCGCCCGCGTCCCGGCCCTGTTCGGAGCCGCGTTCCTCGGCGAGGAGCGGAGCCAGGACAGCCCGATGGGTGTCGTCGGCGTCTCGCGGATCGGCGGTGAGATCCTCGCCCAGCAGGACGTCCCGTGGCAGGCCGACGTCAGCCGGTTCCTGATGATGCTCGCCGCGGTGAACCTGTCGCTGTTCCTGCTGAACCTGCTCCCCGTCCCGCCGCTGGACGGCGGCCAGATTGTCCCGGCGATCTGGGAGGCGATCAAGCGGAACACCGCGAAGCTGCTCGGACGCCCCGACCCCGGGCCGGTCGACGCGGCGAAGCTGCTCCCGGTCGCCTACGTGTTCGTGATCGTCTTCCTGGGGTTCTCGGTCATGGTCGCGATCGCCGACATCGTCAACCCGGTGCGGCTGTTCGGGTGA
- a CDS encoding LNS2 domain-containing protein produces the protein MSAAPEGARPLAVFDIDGVLADVSHRLHYLDVHRWETFFAAAHADPLLDEGAERLRAAQAEYDVVYLTGRPERNRRLTETWLERVGLPTGPLFMRPDDDHRPARYVKREVLRLLAREREIAMILDDDPAVVRMLADDGWPVELATWLPHSSTLQDAQEKHGRT, from the coding sequence GTGAGCGCAGCACCCGAGGGCGCCCGTCCGCTGGCGGTCTTCGACATCGACGGCGTCCTCGCCGACGTCTCGCACCGGCTGCACTACCTCGACGTGCACCGGTGGGAGACGTTCTTCGCCGCCGCGCACGCCGACCCGCTGCTCGACGAGGGCGCCGAGCGGCTGCGCGCGGCCCAGGCCGAGTACGACGTCGTCTACCTGACCGGCCGCCCCGAGCGGAACCGCAGGTTGACCGAGACCTGGCTGGAGCGCGTCGGCCTGCCGACAGGGCCGCTGTTCATGCGCCCCGACGACGACCACCGCCCCGCCCGCTACGTCAAGCGCGAGGTCCTGCGGCTGCTCGCCCGCGAGCGGGAGATCGCGATGATCCTCGACGACGACCCCGCCGTCGTCCGGATGCTGGCCGACGACGGCTGGCCGGTCGAGCTGGCGACCTGGCTGCCGCACAGCTCGACGCTGCAGGATGCGCAGGAGAAGCACGGCCGCACGTGA
- the ispG gene encoding flavodoxin-dependent (E)-4-hydroxy-3-methylbut-2-enyl-diphosphate synthase, whose translation MSVSLGMPSAPAPTLAPRRRTRQLQVGPVGVGSDHPISVQSMTTTLTSDVNATLQQIAELTAAGCDIVRVACPSADDAEALPAIAQKSQIPVIADIHFQPKYVFAAIEAGCAAVRVNPGNIRKFDDQVKEIAQAAKDHGTPIRIGVNAGSLDKRLLEKYGKATPEALAESALWEAGLFAEHDFHDIKISVKHNDPVVMVRAYELLAQQCDYPLHLGVTEAGPAFQGTIKSAVAFGALLRQGIGDTIRVSLSAPPVEEIKVGQQILESLNLRPRKLEIVSCPSCGRAQVDVYTLADEVTAGLTGMEVPLRVAVMGCVVNGPGEAREADLGVASGNGKGQIFVKGEVIKTVPEHKIVETLIEEAMRLAEEMGESAEGVTGEPQVTVG comes from the coding sequence GTGAGCGTCTCCCTGGGTATGCCGTCCGCGCCCGCGCCGACCCTGGCCCCGCGCCGGAGGACCCGGCAGCTCCAGGTCGGCCCGGTCGGTGTCGGATCCGACCACCCGATCTCCGTCCAGTCCATGACGACCACCCTGACCTCCGACGTCAACGCGACCCTCCAGCAGATCGCCGAGCTGACCGCGGCCGGATGCGACATCGTGCGCGTCGCCTGCCCGTCGGCCGACGACGCCGAGGCACTGCCCGCGATCGCGCAGAAGTCGCAGATCCCGGTGATCGCCGACATCCACTTCCAGCCCAAGTACGTGTTCGCCGCGATCGAGGCCGGCTGCGCCGCGGTGCGGGTGAACCCGGGCAACATCCGCAAGTTCGACGACCAGGTCAAGGAGATCGCGCAGGCCGCGAAGGACCACGGCACGCCGATCCGGATCGGGGTCAACGCGGGCTCGCTCGACAAGCGGCTGCTGGAGAAGTACGGCAAGGCGACGCCCGAGGCGCTCGCGGAGTCGGCCTTGTGGGAGGCGGGCCTGTTCGCCGAGCACGACTTCCACGACATCAAGATCTCGGTCAAGCACAACGACCCGGTCGTGATGGTGCGGGCCTACGAGCTGCTCGCCCAGCAGTGCGACTACCCGCTGCACCTGGGCGTCACCGAGGCGGGGCCCGCGTTCCAGGGCACGATCAAGTCGGCCGTCGCGTTCGGGGCGCTGCTGCGCCAGGGCATCGGCGACACCATCCGGGTGTCGCTGTCCGCGCCGCCGGTCGAGGAGATCAAGGTCGGCCAGCAGATCCTGGAGTCGCTGAACCTGCGCCCGCGCAAGCTGGAGATCGTGTCCTGCCCGTCCTGCGGGCGGGCCCAGGTCGACGTCTACACCCTCGCCGACGAGGTCACCGCCGGACTGACCGGCATGGAGGTCCCGCTGCGCGTGGCCGTCATGGGCTGCGTCGTCAACGGTCCGGGTGAGGCCCGCGAGGCCGACCTCGGCGTCGCCTCCGGCAACGGCAAGGGGCAGATCTTCGTCAAGGGCGAGGTCATCAAGACCGTCCCCGAGCACAAGATCGTGGAGACGCTGATCGAGGAGGCCATGCGGCTCGCCGAGGAGATGGGCGAGAGCGCGGAGGGCGTGACGGGTGAACCCCAGGTGACCGTCGGCTGA
- a CDS encoding GNAT family N-acetyltransferase, producing MLRVAGARLLDDRHRSGVHDVLDADPVAACMVASRIEAVGLDPWRLGGELWSHGAPADGLCFSGANLVPLRGDRAALRAFADRARRAGRSCSSLVGRAELVLPLWEELAPGWGPAREIRPDQPLMTLERPPMVAPDSQVRPVRISELDRYLPAAIAMFTEEVGVDPREGDGGAGYRARVAELITSGRAFARFHDGEVVFKAEIGALSRTVGQIQGVWVNPAWRGHGLGTAGTSAVAVALAGMGRRASLYVNAFNAPARAAYQRVGFVQVARFATVLF from the coding sequence GTGCTGAGGGTGGCCGGGGCACGGCTTCTCGACGATCGTCACCGCTCCGGGGTGCACGACGTGCTCGACGCCGACCCCGTCGCCGCGTGCATGGTCGCCTCCCGCATCGAGGCGGTCGGCCTCGACCCGTGGCGGCTGGGCGGTGAGCTGTGGTCCCACGGGGCCCCGGCGGACGGTCTGTGCTTCTCCGGGGCGAACCTGGTGCCGCTGCGCGGTGACCGGGCGGCGCTGCGTGCCTTCGCCGACCGCGCGCGCCGGGCCGGGCGGTCGTGCTCGTCGCTGGTGGGGCGGGCCGAGCTCGTCCTGCCGCTGTGGGAGGAGCTCGCACCGGGCTGGGGTCCGGCCCGCGAGATCCGGCCCGACCAGCCCCTGATGACGCTCGAACGGCCGCCGATGGTCGCGCCCGACAGCCAGGTGCGTCCGGTCCGCATCTCCGAGCTGGACCGGTACCTGCCGGCCGCCATCGCGATGTTCACCGAGGAGGTCGGCGTCGACCCCCGCGAGGGCGACGGCGGGGCGGGCTACCGGGCCCGGGTCGCCGAGCTGATCACCTCCGGGCGGGCGTTCGCCCGGTTCCACGACGGCGAGGTCGTGTTCAAGGCCGAGATCGGAGCCCTGTCGCGCACCGTCGGCCAGATCCAGGGGGTCTGGGTGAACCCGGCCTGGCGGGGGCACGGGCTCGGCACGGCCGGGACGTCGGCGGTCGCGGTCGCGCTCGCCGGTATGGGCCGGCGCGCCAGCCTGTACGTCAACGCCTTCAACGCCCCGGCCAGGGCCGCGTACCAGCGGGTCGGGTTCGTGCAGGTTGCGCGGTTCGCGACCGTCCTGTTCTAG
- a CDS encoding CPBP family intramembrane glutamic endopeptidase, with product MSRSRSAATVTAGSPSRPGWGEIVVGLLRYGAVVGVVGSALVFALAHGLNAVFVTALVVGLVAGELRRRSGSVWPGVVTHVVHNAIAQVVALAFAGVL from the coding sequence GTGTCCCGTTCCCGCTCCGCAGCAACCGTCACAGCGGGGAGTCCGTCGCGTCCCGGGTGGGGGGAGATCGTCGTCGGGCTGCTGCGCTACGGGGCGGTCGTCGGCGTGGTGGGCAGCGCCCTGGTGTTCGCGCTGGCGCACGGATTGAACGCGGTGTTCGTGACCGCGCTCGTCGTCGGTCTGGTCGCGGGGGAGCTGCGACGGCGCAGCGGCTCGGTGTGGCCCGGGGTGGTCACGCACGTGGTGCACAACGCGATCGCCCAGGTCGTGGCTTTGGCGTTCGCCGGGGTGCTGTGA
- a CDS encoding DUF3054 domain-containing protein yields MHPSRIPALAFVADLVAVVVFAAVGRMSHAEADSVLGLLGTALPFALGAAAAWATPWVRSAPASLRAGAVVLAGAVVVGLLLRLGFLGRLPLSFAVVATISLAVLLLGWRGISAAVARLGAPRTPTR; encoded by the coding sequence GTGCATCCCAGCCGGATCCCCGCCCTGGCGTTCGTGGCCGACCTCGTCGCCGTCGTGGTGTTCGCCGCCGTCGGGAGGATGAGCCACGCCGAGGCCGACAGCGTGCTCGGCCTGCTCGGCACCGCGCTGCCGTTCGCGCTGGGTGCCGCGGCGGCCTGGGCGACGCCGTGGGTGCGGTCGGCGCCGGCGTCGCTGCGTGCCGGGGCGGTCGTGCTCGCCGGGGCCGTGGTCGTCGGACTCCTGCTCCGCCTGGGGTTCCTGGGGCGGCTGCCGCTGTCGTTCGCCGTCGTCGCGACGATCTCGCTCGCGGTGCTGCTGCTGGGCTGGCGGGGGATCTCCGCGGCCGTCGCGCGGCTGGGGGCCCCGCGCACCCCGACCCGCTGA
- the map gene encoding type I methionyl aminopeptidase, with product MSTRTLLVPGTPTPSREVPAHIPRPEYVGKPAPARSRRGDVQTPETIELMRHAGKIAAQALQLAGETVRPGLTTDEIDRVVHEFLVDRDAYPSTLGYRGFPKSCCTSLNEVICHGIPDTTVINDGDVINVDVTAFVGGVHGDTNATFLAGDVSEEARLLVERTREATMRAIKAVRPGRELNVVGRVIESYAKRFGYGVVRDFTGHGIAHEFHSGLVVLHYDQPDVHTVLEPGMTFTIEPMITLGGIDYDTWDDDWTVVTKEKSWVAQFEHTIVVTDDGAEILTLP from the coding sequence ATGTCGACCCGCACGCTGCTCGTCCCCGGTACACCGACCCCGAGTCGCGAGGTGCCGGCGCACATCCCGCGTCCGGAGTACGTCGGCAAGCCGGCCCCGGCGCGCAGCCGTCGCGGCGACGTCCAGACGCCCGAGACGATCGAGCTGATGCGGCACGCCGGGAAGATCGCGGCCCAGGCGCTGCAGCTCGCCGGGGAGACCGTCCGCCCGGGCCTCACCACCGACGAGATCGACCGCGTGGTCCACGAGTTCCTCGTCGACCGCGACGCGTACCCCTCGACGCTGGGCTACCGCGGCTTCCCCAAGTCCTGCTGCACCAGCCTCAACGAGGTCATCTGCCACGGCATCCCGGACACGACCGTGATCAACGACGGCGACGTGATCAACGTCGACGTCACGGCGTTCGTCGGCGGGGTGCACGGCGACACCAACGCGACCTTCCTCGCCGGTGACGTGTCGGAGGAGGCACGGCTGCTCGTCGAGCGCACCCGCGAGGCCACGATGCGCGCCATCAAGGCCGTCCGTCCCGGGCGCGAGCTGAACGTCGTCGGCCGGGTCATCGAGTCCTACGCCAAGCGCTTCGGCTACGGCGTCGTCCGCGACTTCACCGGCCACGGCATCGCCCACGAGTTCCACTCCGGGCTGGTCGTGCTGCACTACGACCAGCCCGACGTGCACACCGTCCTCGAGCCCGGGATGACCTTCACCATCGAGCCGATGATCACCCTCGGCGGGATCGACTACGACACCTGGGACGACGACTGGACCGTCGTCACCAAGGAGAAGTCGTGGGTCGCGCAGTTCGAGCACACCATCGTCGTGACCGACGACGGCGCGGAGATCCTGACCCTGCCCTGA
- a CDS encoding peroxiredoxin, which produces MAIGDTATDFELPDEAGAPRRLTDLLAAGPVVLFFYPAAMTGGCTAEACHFRDLAAEFAEVGAQPVGISSDRPDKQNMFAAANGFGFPLLSDADHTVAKSFGAYRAWLPGNFHTRRKTFVIGPDRRILAEIGSETDMNKHADEALALLRERTAA; this is translated from the coding sequence ATGGCCATCGGCGACACCGCCACCGACTTCGAGCTGCCCGACGAGGCCGGCGCACCGCGCAGGCTGACCGACCTGCTGGCAGCCGGACCCGTCGTCCTGTTCTTCTACCCGGCCGCGATGACCGGTGGCTGCACCGCCGAGGCCTGCCACTTCCGCGACCTGGCGGCCGAGTTCGCCGAGGTCGGCGCGCAGCCGGTCGGGATCTCTTCGGACCGGCCGGACAAGCAGAACATGTTCGCCGCCGCGAACGGCTTCGGGTTCCCGCTCCTGTCCGACGCCGACCACACCGTCGCGAAGTCCTTCGGCGCCTACCGGGCCTGGCTCCCGGGGAACTTCCACACCCGCCGCAAGACGTTCGTGATCGGGCCGGACCGCCGGATCCTCGCCGAGATCGGCTCCGAGACCGACATGAACAAGCACGCCGACGAGGCGCTGGCCCTGCTGCGCGAGCGCACCGCGGCCTGA
- a CDS encoding SAM-dependent methyltransferase gives MTTTPAERLASLLEDVLRAPLPVRLRAWDGSESGRTGTPDDTTPPTVIVHRRRALRRLLWAPGELGLARAFVSGDLSFDGDIADGLSRFWALARPGTGAVRLGLRQKLGALGTAARLGAVGPPPRPPSSEARLGGRRHSRRRDRDAISHHYDLSNEFYAFLLDPQMAYSCGYWTRDEGPDYTLVDAQRDKLDLICRKLGLAPGMRLLDVGCGWASLLVHAAEHYGVHATGVTLSAQQRDYGVERVRRAGLSERVEIRLQDYREISDQPFDAVASIEMGEHVGQENYGVYAAQLHRMLRPHGRLLLQQMSRGSVGANTAPGGGAFMEAYVAPDMYMRPLGETLGFLEQAGHEVVDVHSLREHYVWTVRPWLETLQAHREIAVRMIGAEQWRIWLLYLAGAALAFEENRMGVHQILTVRPGADGTSGLPRSRTGILGLDPAVGNAPAGAPSPAATP, from the coding sequence ATGACCACCACCCCTGCGGAGCGCCTCGCCTCGCTCCTGGAGGACGTCCTGCGCGCCCCGCTCCCGGTGCGGCTGCGTGCCTGGGACGGCAGCGAGTCCGGGCGGACCGGCACCCCCGACGACACGACCCCGCCGACGGTGATCGTCCACCGGCGCCGGGCCCTGCGCCGGCTGCTGTGGGCGCCGGGCGAACTCGGCCTGGCCAGGGCGTTCGTCTCCGGAGACCTGTCCTTCGACGGCGACATCGCCGACGGGCTGTCCCGGTTCTGGGCGCTCGCCCGGCCGGGCACCGGTGCCGTGCGGCTCGGCCTGCGTCAGAAGCTGGGTGCGCTGGGCACCGCGGCCCGGCTCGGCGCCGTCGGCCCGCCACCGCGGCCGCCGTCGTCGGAGGCCCGTCTGGGCGGGCGGCGGCACAGCCGCCGCCGCGACCGCGACGCGATCAGCCACCACTACGACCTGTCGAACGAGTTCTACGCCTTCCTGCTCGACCCGCAGATGGCGTACTCGTGCGGCTACTGGACCCGCGACGAGGGGCCCGACTACACACTCGTCGACGCCCAGCGCGACAAGCTGGACCTGATCTGCCGCAAGCTCGGCCTGGCGCCGGGGATGCGGCTGCTCGACGTCGGCTGCGGCTGGGCGTCGCTGCTCGTGCACGCCGCGGAGCACTACGGCGTGCACGCCACCGGGGTGACCCTGTCGGCGCAGCAGCGCGACTACGGCGTCGAGCGCGTCCGCCGGGCGGGGCTGTCCGAGCGGGTCGAGATCAGGCTGCAGGACTACCGCGAGATCTCCGACCAGCCTTTCGACGCGGTCGCCTCGATCGAGATGGGCGAGCACGTCGGCCAGGAGAACTACGGCGTCTACGCCGCGCAGCTGCACCGCATGCTGCGCCCGCACGGGCGCCTGCTGCTGCAGCAGATGTCGCGCGGCTCGGTCGGGGCGAACACCGCTCCCGGCGGCGGCGCGTTCATGGAGGCCTACGTCGCGCCGGACATGTACATGCGGCCGCTCGGGGAGACCCTCGGGTTCCTGGAGCAGGCCGGGCACGAGGTGGTGGACGTGCACTCGCTGCGCGAGCACTACGTGTGGACGGTCCGGCCGTGGCTGGAGACGCTGCAGGCGCACCGCGAGATCGCGGTCCGGATGATCGGTGCGGAGCAGTGGCGGATCTGGCTGCTGTACCTGGCCGGCGCGGCGCTGGCGTTCGAGGAGAACCGGATGGGTGTGCACCAGATCCTGACCGTGCGCCCCGGCGCCGACGGCACCTCCGGTCTGCCGCGCAGCCGCACCGGGATCCTGGGGCTCGACCCGGCCGTCGGGAACGCCCCGGCGGGCGCTCCGTCGCCGGCCGCGACACCATGA
- a CDS encoding SAM-dependent methyltransferase: MTMQHDGIAVPVAGGARGVRPRTHAVPRPNEGVWPGLATPPVAPVKARIAESLFRNAVRSLPVRVVFPGGERMGSGGRDSPVMRIERPSAFYHRLGADSKIGFGESYMVGDWTTTDLPGLLTPFASRLSTLIPPALQRLGRRFAEARRPTAEVNSVEGSRENIHRHYDLSNELFSLFLDDTMSYSAGWFADGSDDLVLAQERKIDGILDMAGVGAGMHVLEIGTGWGGLATRAAQRGARVTTLTISQEQKTLAEARLAEAGVADRVQVLLRDYREAQGSYDAVVSVEMIEAVGVEYWPTYFAALDRLLKPGGRVGLQSITMPHDRMMVARDDYTWIHKYVFPGGIIPSVEAIEQNLADHTGGLHVAERRSLGFDYARTLGHWRTRFLERWDEVEALGFDETFRRMWEFYLGYCEAGFRVGYLDVFQFSLQRRPSF; this comes from the coding sequence ATGACGATGCAGCACGACGGGATCGCCGTGCCGGTGGCCGGCGGGGCGCGCGGCGTCCGGCCCCGCACCCACGCCGTCCCCCGCCCCAACGAGGGAGTGTGGCCCGGGCTGGCGACGCCGCCCGTGGCCCCGGTCAAGGCCAGGATCGCGGAGTCGCTGTTCCGCAACGCCGTCCGGTCGCTGCCGGTCAGAGTGGTCTTCCCCGGTGGGGAGCGCATGGGGTCGGGCGGCCGGGACTCGCCGGTGATGCGGATCGAGCGGCCGTCGGCGTTCTACCACCGGCTCGGCGCCGACTCGAAGATCGGGTTCGGCGAGTCCTACATGGTGGGCGACTGGACGACCACCGACCTGCCCGGTCTGCTGACCCCGTTCGCGTCCCGGCTGTCGACGCTGATCCCGCCGGCGCTCCAGCGGCTGGGCCGCCGGTTCGCCGAGGCCCGCCGGCCCACCGCCGAGGTCAACTCGGTGGAGGGGTCGCGGGAGAACATCCACCGCCACTACGACCTGTCCAACGAGCTGTTCTCGCTGTTCCTCGACGACACCATGTCCTACTCCGCGGGCTGGTTCGCCGACGGCTCCGACGACCTCGTCCTGGCCCAGGAACGCAAGATCGACGGCATCCTGGACATGGCGGGCGTCGGGGCGGGGATGCACGTGCTGGAGATCGGAACGGGCTGGGGCGGGCTCGCGACGCGGGCCGCGCAGCGCGGCGCCCGGGTCACCACCCTGACGATCTCGCAGGAGCAGAAGACCCTCGCCGAGGCGCGGCTCGCCGAGGCGGGCGTGGCCGACCGGGTGCAGGTGCTGCTGCGCGACTACCGCGAGGCCCAGGGCTCCTACGACGCCGTCGTGTCGGTCGAGATGATCGAGGCCGTCGGCGTCGAGTACTGGCCGACGTACTTCGCCGCGCTGGACCGGCTGCTCAAGCCGGGCGGGCGAGTCGGCCTGCAGTCGATCACCATGCCGCACGACCGGATGATGGTCGCCCGCGACGACTACACCTGGATCCACAAGTACGTCTTCCCGGGCGGGATCATCCCGTCGGTCGAGGCGATCGAGCAGAACCTCGCCGACCACACCGGCGGCCTGCACGTCGCCGAGCGGCGCAGCCTCGGCTTCGACTACGCCCGCACCCTGGGCCACTGGCGCACGCGCTTCCTCGAGCGGTGGGACGAGGTCGAGGCGCTCGGCTTCGACGAGACGTTTCGCCGGATGTGGGAGTTCTACCTCGGCTACTGCGAGGCGGGCTTCCGCGTCGGCTACCTCGACGTCTTCCAGTTCTCGCTGCAGCGCCGCCCGTCCTTCTGA
- a CDS encoding DUF1365 domain-containing protein, translated as MSTPALYDAEVRHARRRDLESSFSHPIYYWLVDLDALPRLPFWLRPFARFESRDHLGDPGRGIRENVDTYLAAHGIDLAGGQVLMLAHARVLGYVFNPISVFWCHRADGTLACVIAEVHNTYGERHCYLLRPDPSGRASVDKEFYVSPFLTVDGHYAMRLPEPGDRLGIAITLHQDGAPAFVATLAGTRRPATTRQVARTVLRRPLVTQRTAALIRRHGIALWTRLPVVPKPARPPQNRAGLPHEHPVQDLPQEGLSR; from the coding sequence GTGAGCACCCCGGCGCTGTACGACGCCGAGGTGCGGCACGCCCGCCGGCGCGACCTGGAGTCGTCGTTCTCGCACCCGATCTACTACTGGCTCGTCGACCTCGACGCGCTGCCGCGGCTGCCGTTCTGGCTGCGCCCGTTCGCCCGCTTCGAGTCCCGCGACCACCTCGGCGACCCCGGGCGCGGGATCCGAGAGAACGTCGACACCTACCTGGCCGCGCACGGCATCGACCTGGCCGGGGGCCAGGTCCTGATGCTCGCCCACGCCCGGGTGCTCGGCTACGTGTTCAACCCGATCTCGGTGTTCTGGTGCCACCGCGCGGACGGCACGCTCGCCTGCGTGATCGCGGAGGTGCACAACACCTACGGCGAACGGCACTGCTACCTGCTGCGCCCCGACCCGTCGGGGAGGGCGAGCGTGGACAAGGAGTTCTACGTCTCGCCGTTCCTCACGGTCGACGGCCACTACGCGATGCGCCTGCCCGAACCCGGCGACCGGCTCGGCATCGCGATCACGCTGCACCAGGACGGCGCGCCCGCGTTCGTCGCCACCCTGGCCGGGACCCGCAGGCCCGCGACCACCCGGCAGGTGGCGCGCACGGTGCTGCGGCGCCCGCTGGTCACCCAGCGGACCGCGGCGCTGATCCGGCGGCACGGCATCGCGCTGTGGACCCGGCTCCCGGTCGTGCCGAAACCGGCCCGTCCACCACAGAACCGCGCGGGCCTGCCCCACGAACACCCCGTACAGGATCTGCCTCAGGAAGGGCTCTCGCGATGA